One window from the genome of Cryptomeria japonica chromosome 6, Sugi_1.0, whole genome shotgun sequence encodes:
- the LOC131856073 gene encoding uncharacterized protein LOC131856073 yields the protein MSSQGTSEDNMEIHSHSENDSEFEPENEGGDHGADPEAQSSSMASAAASTGCPSELLAPYARGHFDPKSPLKQFASQISVQGTASHSSGGTRKWKCNICDREWFGSISRVNAHFLFWRGKGVKHCKFLEEPKNIHYRIEFNRLWGVPDDTNISMPTTLSARASLHDSQNVPVPHTYHASQAGGMMFGSPSTSTSTAARVGKRKLHTPQSNPIADMFNVQLRDEIDESIGNFFFANGIPFHVSRSPYYRKMIDMVAKGGPSYVPPGETKMRTSILDKSYSKINILMEKMKACWVASGCNIVMDGWTNISHRPLINVMVTCAEGPYFLRAVDCTGHRKDADFQF from the coding sequence atgagctcccaaggcacgagtgaagataacatggaaatccattctcatagtgagaatgattcagaatttgaacctgaaaatgaggggggtgaccatggggctgatcctgaagcccaatctagttctatggcaagtgcagcagctagtacaggttgcccttcagagttgttggcaccatatgctaggggtcattttgatcctaagtctcctctaaaacagtttgcttcacaaatatcagtacaaggcactgcatcacattcaagtgggggaacaaggaagtggaagtgcaatatttgtgacagagaatggttcggtagcattagcagggtgaatgcacactttctattttggagaggaaaaggcgtgaaacattgtaagtttttggaggaacccaaaaatatacattacagaattgagtttaacaggctttggggggttccagatgacacaaatatttcaatgcctactactttgtctgctagggcatcacttcacgacagccagaatgtgccagtgccacatacttatcatgcttcgcaggcgggaggaatgatgtttggatctccatctacttccacttctactgctgccagggttgggaaacgtaagttgcatacaccacagagcaaccccattgctgatatgtttaatgtgcagctgagagatgagatagatgaatccattggcaatttcttctttgccaatggcattccatttcatgtttcacggtctccttattataggaagatgatagatatggtggccaagggaggaccatcttatgtgccaccaggggagacgaaaatgaggacctcgatcttggataaaagctattccaagatcaatattttgatggagaagatgaaggcatgttgggtggcatcggggtgcaacatagttatggatgggtggacgaacattagccatcgtccactcatcaacgtcatggtcacatgtgcagagggcccatacttccttagagcagttgattgtacagggcatcgtaaagatgctgatttccagttttag